A portion of the Pseudomonas sp. GR 6-02 genome contains these proteins:
- a CDS encoding dihydrodipicolinate synthase family protein, with the protein MKFEGIYTPAVTPYNPDGEIDWNVYSEVLESLIEAKVHGIIIGGSTGEYYAQTAEERTELAAYAKDVIGTRVQLIVSTGAIRTEDAVQYAKDAKAIKADAILVTSPPYALPTSEENAIHALTIDRAADLPIMLYNYPGRMCVSMDEDYFTRVSQSKNVIAIKESSGDMGQVHLLARKFPNIALSCGWDDQALEFFAWGARSWVCAGSNFLPKEHVALYEACVIEKDFDKGRRIMSAMMPLMNALDGGKFVQSIKYGCELNGLKVGEVRLPLQPLHAEEKQSLASVIAELKRNVGNITSGASHG; encoded by the coding sequence TTGAAATTTGAAGGCATCTATACCCCCGCGGTGACTCCTTATAATCCTGATGGGGAGATCGACTGGAATGTGTACTCCGAAGTATTGGAGTCGCTGATCGAAGCGAAAGTACACGGCATTATTATCGGCGGGTCGACCGGCGAATATTATGCGCAGACTGCAGAAGAACGTACTGAGCTTGCCGCTTATGCGAAAGATGTGATCGGCACTCGGGTGCAACTGATCGTCAGCACGGGGGCCATTCGCACTGAAGATGCGGTGCAGTATGCAAAGGATGCCAAAGCGATCAAAGCGGACGCCATTCTCGTCACCAGTCCGCCGTACGCGCTCCCTACCTCCGAGGAAAACGCGATACATGCATTGACCATTGATCGCGCTGCCGACCTGCCGATCATGCTTTACAACTACCCGGGTCGCATGTGCGTTTCGATGGATGAGGATTACTTCACCCGTGTGAGCCAATCGAAAAACGTAATTGCCATCAAGGAAAGCTCCGGCGACATGGGGCAGGTGCATCTGCTCGCGCGTAAGTTCCCCAACATCGCACTGTCATGCGGCTGGGATGACCAAGCACTGGAGTTTTTTGCCTGGGGTGCCAGAAGTTGGGTGTGTGCCGGTTCCAACTTCCTGCCCAAAGAACACGTGGCGCTTTATGAAGCCTGCGTGATCGAGAAAGACTTCGATAAAGGCCGTCGGATCATGTCGGCGATGATGCCGCTGATGAATGCTTTGGACGGCGGTAAGTTCGTGCAGTCGATCAAGTACGGTTGCGAGCTTAACGGTCTGAAAGTAGGGGAGGTGCGCTTGCCGCTCCAGCCGCTTCATGCCGAAGAAAAGCAAAGCCTTGCATCGGTCATCGCCGAACTGAAACGCAACGTTGGCAACATCACTTCGGGAGCCAGCCATGGGTGA
- a CDS encoding GntR family transcriptional regulator, whose protein sequence is MKNGKTCLYEDLKRQILTMELDPDEALDEVILSERYGLSRTPVREVFRRLAGEGYIDIRENRGARVIPMNHSTLRNFFLVAPMMYAAIGRLAVQNFKPRQLIDLKDTQYRFRHATTSRDALAMVVENNRFHAIMGEMAGNQYLQPSLERLLIDHARIGNTFFRPQNEDMEQRLDLSACHHDSFIEAIERRDEGAVVDLVFEHWELSRENMEIFIAPQGIQADALIDLPRHSSSEKSS, encoded by the coding sequence GTGAAAAACGGCAAAACCTGTCTCTACGAAGACTTGAAACGTCAAATCCTGACGATGGAACTGGACCCAGACGAGGCGCTGGATGAAGTGATTCTCAGCGAGCGTTATGGCTTATCCCGCACCCCCGTTCGAGAAGTTTTCCGTCGTTTGGCCGGTGAAGGTTATATCGACATTCGAGAGAACCGCGGCGCGCGGGTTATCCCGATGAATCACTCGACACTGCGCAATTTCTTCCTGGTTGCACCGATGATGTACGCAGCCATCGGTCGTCTCGCGGTGCAGAACTTCAAGCCACGTCAGCTGATCGATCTGAAAGACACGCAATACCGCTTCCGCCACGCCACCACCTCACGGGATGCGCTGGCGATGGTCGTCGAGAACAATCGCTTTCACGCGATCATGGGCGAAATGGCCGGCAACCAATATCTGCAGCCCAGCCTGGAAAGACTGCTGATTGATCACGCCCGAATCGGTAATACATTTTTCCGACCTCAGAATGAGGATATGGAACAACGCCTTGATCTGTCCGCCTGCCACCATGATTCGTTTATCGAGGCTATCGAGCGTCGCGATGAAGGTGCAGTCGTTGATCTTGTGTTTGAACACTGGGAACTGTCCCGAGAAAACATGGAAATTTTTATCGCGCCTCAAGGCATCCAGGCGGACGCACTCATTGACCTTCCACGTCACTCATCTTCGGAGAAATCATCTTGA
- a CDS encoding XylR family transcriptional regulator has product MKTVPPVHRIALLFNGSKIYDRGIISGIGNYLSSTRASWDLFLEEDFLCRLKGIERWQGDGIIADFDDPLIGEALADIKLPVVAVGGSYQDERAYPKGIPYVATDNNALITLAYTHLIEAGLQRFACFSLPEAQANRWAQEREKSFRRLMQRDGLHAEVYRGMGTSAPLWDSAVEQLIAWLQSLPKPIGIIAVSDARARQLLQACLTAGIAVPEQVALIGIDNDPLTRSLTRVPLSSVIQGTETMGRTAAQLLHQMLHGKPSTGTHILIPPDAINVQVSSLHQPLGNPYVMQALLFIRQYACQGIKTAQVAAYVGVSRSSLESHFRTVRGCSVHDEILRFKLAAATSGLENTDTAIADVARNCGFKSAQYLHTVFRREFGCTPREYQQGVR; this is encoded by the coding sequence ATGAAAACCGTACCGCCTGTTCACCGCATCGCACTGTTGTTCAACGGGAGCAAGATCTATGACCGCGGCATCATCAGCGGCATCGGCAACTACCTGAGCAGCACCCGCGCGTCCTGGGACCTGTTCCTGGAAGAGGATTTTCTCTGCCGGTTGAAAGGGATCGAGCGCTGGCAAGGTGACGGAATCATTGCCGACTTCGACGATCCGCTGATTGGCGAGGCGCTGGCCGATATCAAGTTGCCCGTGGTGGCGGTGGGTGGTTCTTATCAGGACGAGCGGGCCTATCCGAAAGGGATCCCGTACGTCGCTACCGACAATAACGCACTGATCACACTGGCTTACACGCACTTGATCGAGGCAGGGCTGCAGCGTTTTGCCTGCTTCAGCCTGCCTGAAGCGCAGGCAAATCGTTGGGCTCAGGAGCGGGAAAAATCCTTTCGACGACTGATGCAACGTGACGGCTTGCACGCCGAGGTCTATCGCGGCATGGGTACCAGCGCACCGCTTTGGGACAGCGCCGTCGAACAATTGATCGCCTGGCTCCAGAGCCTGCCCAAGCCCATTGGCATCATCGCCGTTAGTGACGCCCGCGCCCGGCAGTTGCTGCAAGCCTGCCTGACCGCCGGAATCGCCGTACCGGAGCAGGTGGCGTTGATCGGCATCGACAACGACCCCCTGACACGCAGCCTGACCCGGGTCCCCCTGAGCTCGGTCATCCAGGGCACCGAAACCATGGGCCGCACCGCCGCGCAACTGCTGCACCAGATGCTGCATGGCAAGCCGTCCACGGGCACGCACATCCTGATCCCGCCTGATGCGATCAACGTGCAGGTGTCGAGTTTGCACCAACCTTTGGGCAACCCCTACGTCATGCAAGCGCTGCTGTTTATCCGCCAATATGCCTGCCAGGGCATCAAGACGGCGCAAGTGGCGGCTTATGTCGGCGTGTCGCGCTCATCGCTGGAGTCGCACTTTCGCACTGTGCGAGGCTGCAGCGTGCACGACGAGATTCTGCGTTTCAAACTGGCGGCCGCCACCAGCGGCCTGGAAAATACCGACACAGCGATTGCGGACGTTGCCCGTAATTGCGGTTTCAAATCCGCTCAATATCTACACACGGTGTTTCGTCGCGAGTTTGGATGTACGCCCCGTGAATACCAGCAGGGCGTCAGATAG
- the xylA gene encoding xylose isomerase, with protein MPYFPDVDRIRYEGPASDSPLAFRHYDADKIILGKPMREHLRMAACYWHTFVWPGSDVFGAGTFKRPWQHAGDPMELAIGKAAAAFEFFSKLGIDYYCFHDTDVAPEGNSLKEYRNHFAQMIDHLERHQEESGIKLLWGTANCFSNPRFAAGAASNPDPEVFACAAAQVFSAMNATQRLKGSNYVLWGGREGYETLLNTDLKREREQLGRFMRMVVEHKHKIGFKGDLLIEPKPQEPTKHQYDYDSATVFGFLQQFGLEKEIKVNIEANHATLAGHSFHHEVATAVSLGIFGSIDANRGDPQNGWDTDQFPNSVEEMTLVTYEILKAGGFKNGGFNFDSKVRRQSLDEIDLFHGHVGAMDVLAQSLERAAAMVQNDQLQQLKDQRYASWQQPFGQAVLAGEFNLQSLAEHAFANELNPQAVSGRQEMLENLVNRFIYR; from the coding sequence ATGCCGTACTTCCCCGATGTCGACCGGATCCGCTACGAAGGCCCTGCCAGTGATTCTCCCCTCGCCTTCCGTCACTACGACGCCGACAAAATCATCCTCGGCAAACCCATGCGCGAACACCTGCGCATGGCCGCCTGTTATTGGCACACTTTCGTCTGGCCGGGTTCGGATGTGTTCGGTGCAGGTACTTTCAAGCGCCCGTGGCAACACGCCGGCGACCCGATGGAGCTGGCCATTGGCAAGGCGGCAGCCGCGTTCGAGTTCTTCTCCAAACTGGGTATCGACTATTACTGCTTCCACGACACGGATGTCGCCCCGGAAGGCAATTCGCTGAAGGAGTACCGCAACCACTTCGCGCAAATGATTGATCACCTGGAGCGACACCAGGAAGAAAGCGGGATCAAGCTGCTGTGGGGAACCGCCAACTGCTTCAGCAACCCGCGCTTTGCCGCAGGCGCCGCCAGCAACCCTGATCCTGAAGTGTTCGCCTGCGCTGCTGCCCAGGTATTCAGCGCCATGAACGCGACCCAACGGCTGAAAGGGTCCAACTACGTGTTGTGGGGCGGTCGCGAAGGCTACGAAACCCTGCTCAACACCGACTTGAAACGCGAACGCGAACAACTGGGCCGCTTCATGCGCATGGTGGTCGAGCACAAGCACAAGATCGGTTTCAAAGGCGACCTGCTGATCGAACCCAAGCCGCAGGAGCCGACCAAGCACCAATACGATTACGACAGCGCCACCGTGTTTGGCTTTCTCCAGCAGTTCGGCCTGGAAAAGGAAATCAAGGTCAACATCGAGGCCAACCACGCGACCCTGGCCGGTCATAGCTTTCATCACGAGGTTGCGACGGCCGTCTCGCTGGGGATTTTCGGCAGCATCGACGCCAACCGCGGTGATCCGCAAAACGGCTGGGACACCGATCAATTCCCCAACAGCGTCGAAGAAATGACCCTGGTCACCTATGAAATTCTCAAGGCCGGCGGGTTCAAGAATGGCGGGTTCAACTTCGACTCCAAGGTTCGCCGCCAGAGCCTCGATGAGATCGATCTGTTCCATGGTCACGTCGGCGCCATGGACGTCCTCGCCCAGTCCCTGGAGCGGGCAGCCGCCATGGTGCAGAACGACCAGCTCCAGCAGCTCAAGGATCAACGCTACGCCAGCTGGCAGCAGCCGTTCGGGCAGGCGGTGCTGGCGGGTGAGTTCAACCTCCAGTCATTGGCCGAACACGCATTCGCCAACGAGCTGAATCCGCAGGCCGTCAGCGGCAGGCAGGAGATGCTCGAAAACCTCGTCAACCGGTTTATCTATCGCTGA
- the xylF gene encoding D-xylose ABC transporter substrate-binding protein, with the protein MKKVKRALLASALALLSLPVMADAAHPKIGFSIDDLRLERWSRDRDYFVAAAEKMDAKVFVQSADANEQKQISQIENLISRGVDVIVIVPFNATVLTNAVAEAKKAGIKVVSYDRLILNADIDAYISFDNEKVGEMQASGVLHAAPKGNYFLLGGAPTDNNAKVLREGQMKVLQPAIDKGDIKIVGQQWVKEWSPTEALSIVENALTRNANKIDGIVASNDATAGGAIQALAAQQLAGKVPISGQDADLAAVKRVIAGTQTMTVYKPLKLIASEAAKLSVQLARNEKPAYSSQYDNGSKKVDTILLTPTPLTKDNIDLLEQDGFYTKAQIAGK; encoded by the coding sequence ATGAAGAAAGTAAAACGCGCGCTATTGGCCAGCGCCCTGGCTCTGCTGTCGCTGCCGGTGATGGCCGATGCCGCCCACCCGAAAATCGGTTTCTCCATTGATGATCTGCGGCTGGAACGCTGGTCACGTGACCGCGATTACTTCGTTGCGGCGGCGGAGAAAATGGACGCCAAGGTCTTCGTACAGTCGGCCGATGCCAACGAGCAAAAGCAGATTTCGCAAATTGAAAATCTGATTTCCCGTGGCGTCGATGTCATCGTCATCGTGCCGTTCAACGCCACGGTCCTGACCAACGCAGTGGCCGAAGCGAAGAAAGCCGGAATCAAGGTCGTGTCCTATGACCGTCTGATACTCAACGCGGATATCGACGCCTACATTTCCTTCGATAACGAAAAGGTCGGCGAGATGCAGGCCAGCGGCGTGCTGCACGCAGCGCCCAAGGGCAATTACTTCCTGCTCGGTGGTGCGCCCACCGACAACAACGCAAAAGTCCTGCGCGAAGGGCAGATGAAAGTGCTGCAACCGGCCATCGACAAGGGTGATATCAAGATCGTCGGCCAACAATGGGTGAAGGAATGGAGCCCTACCGAAGCGCTGAGCATTGTTGAAAACGCCTTGACCCGCAACGCCAACAAAATCGACGGCATCGTCGCCTCCAACGACGCCACGGCAGGCGGCGCCATCCAGGCCCTGGCCGCTCAGCAACTGGCCGGCAAGGTGCCGATTTCGGGGCAGGATGCGGACCTTGCAGCGGTCAAGCGAGTGATCGCCGGCACTCAAACCATGACCGTGTACAAGCCGCTGAAACTCATCGCCTCCGAAGCCGCCAAGCTCTCGGTGCAACTGGCGCGTAACGAGAAACCCGCCTACAGCTCGCAGTACGACAACGGCAGCAAAAAAGTCGACACCATCCTGCTCACTCCGACTCCGTTGACCAAGGACAACATCGACCTGCTGGAACAGGACGGGTTCTACACCAAGGCGCAGATTGCCGGAAAGTGA
- the xylG gene encoding D-xylose ABC transporter ATP-binding protein yields the protein MSDYLLQMNGIVKTFGGVKALNGIDIKVKPGECVGLCGENGAGKSTLMKILSAVYPHGTWDGEILWDGQPLKAQSISETEAAGIVIIHQELTLVPDLSVAENIFMGHELTLPGGRMNYPAMIHRAEALMRELKVPDMNVSLPVSQYGGGYQQLVEIAKALNKQARLLILDEPSSALTRSEIEVLLDIIRDLKAKGVACVYISHKLDEVAAVCDTISVIRDGKHIATTAMADMDIPQIITQMVGREMSNLYPTEPHDIGEVIFEARHITCYDVDNPRRKRVDDISFTLKRGEILGIAGLVGAGRTELVTALFGAYPGRHEGEVWLDGQLIDTRTPLKSIRAGLCLVPEDRKRQGIIPDLGVGQNITLAVLDSYSKLTRIDAEAELGSIDREISRLHLKTASPFLPITSLSGGNQQKAVLAKMLLTKPRVLILDEPTRGVDVGAKYEIYKLMGALAAEGVSIIMVSSELAEVLGVSDRVLVIGEGRLQGDFINHELTQEQLLAAALSQPDSHNNKDRKSA from the coding sequence ATGTCCGACTATCTGCTGCAAATGAACGGTATCGTCAAAACCTTCGGCGGTGTCAAAGCGCTCAATGGCATCGACATCAAGGTCAAGCCGGGTGAGTGCGTCGGGCTGTGCGGCGAGAATGGCGCCGGCAAGTCCACGCTGATGAAGATCCTTTCCGCGGTGTACCCCCATGGCACCTGGGACGGTGAGATCCTCTGGGACGGTCAACCGCTCAAGGCGCAATCGATCAGCGAAACGGAAGCCGCCGGTATCGTCATCATTCACCAGGAACTGACGCTGGTTCCCGACCTGTCGGTGGCCGAGAACATTTTCATGGGCCATGAACTGACGCTGCCTGGTGGGCGGATGAATTACCCGGCGATGATCCACCGCGCCGAAGCCCTGATGCGTGAACTGAAAGTGCCGGACATGAACGTATCGCTGCCGGTTTCGCAATACGGCGGCGGCTATCAGCAACTGGTGGAAATCGCCAAGGCACTGAACAAGCAGGCACGCCTGCTGATCCTCGACGAGCCTTCATCGGCCCTGACCCGTTCGGAAATCGAGGTGTTGCTGGACATCATCCGCGACCTCAAGGCCAAGGGTGTTGCCTGTGTCTACATCTCCCACAAGCTCGATGAAGTGGCCGCCGTGTGCGACACCATTTCGGTAATCCGAGACGGCAAACACATCGCCACGACCGCCATGGCGGACATGGATATTCCACAGATCATCACTCAGATGGTCGGACGGGAAATGAGCAACCTCTACCCCACCGAACCACACGACATTGGCGAGGTGATTTTCGAAGCCCGCCACATCACCTGCTACGACGTCGACAACCCCAGACGCAAACGGGTCGACGATATTTCGTTCACCCTCAAACGCGGGGAAATCCTCGGCATCGCCGGGCTGGTCGGTGCAGGCCGCACCGAACTGGTGACCGCGCTGTTCGGCGCCTACCCCGGTCGTCACGAAGGCGAAGTCTGGCTGGATGGCCAACTCATCGACACCCGCACGCCGCTCAAGTCAATCCGTGCCGGCCTGTGCCTGGTGCCCGAGGACCGCAAGCGCCAGGGCATCATTCCAGACCTGGGAGTCGGCCAGAACATCACCCTGGCCGTGCTGGACAGTTACTCGAAACTGACCCGCATCGATGCCGAAGCCGAACTGGGCAGCATCGATCGAGAAATTTCGCGCCTGCACCTCAAGACCGCGAGCCCGTTCCTGCCGATCACCAGTCTATCCGGCGGCAATCAACAAAAAGCCGTATTGGCGAAGATGCTGCTGACCAAACCCCGGGTCCTGATTCTCGATGAGCCCACCCGAGGTGTCGATGTCGGCGCCAAGTACGAGATCTACAAGCTGATGGGGGCGCTGGCGGCCGAAGGCGTGTCGATCATCATGGTGTCTTCGGAGCTGGCCGAAGTGCTCGGCGTTTCAGACCGCGTACTGGTGATCGGCGAAGGCCGGTTGCAGGGCGACTTCATCAACCATGAACTCACTCAGGAACAGCTGCTCGCCGCCGCACTCAGCCAGCCTGACAGCCATAACAATAAAGATCGGAAATCCGCGTAA
- a CDS encoding sugar ABC transporter permease has product MNQVKQLFTRYKMLALVFAVAFIWLFFSWQTEGGFLTPRNLSNLLRQMSITGILACGMVLVIISGEIDLSVGSLLGLLGGVAAILDVIYHIPLLANLSLVVLCGLLIGLANGYMAAYLRIPSFIVGLGGMLAFRGILLGITGGTTIAPVSPELVYIGQGYLPHTIGTGLGVLLFALTLFLTWKQRRNRALHGLAAHSLVRDVARVLLIGAVLAGFVQTLNSYDGIPVPVLLLLILLGGFSYVTSQTVFGRRVYSVGSNMEATRLSGINVQAVKLWIFGIMGVMCALAGVVNTARLAAGSPSAGSMGELDAIAACFIGGTSMRGGSGTVYGALLGALVITSLDNGMSMLDVDSYWQMIVKGSILVLAVWVDVSTRTGRR; this is encoded by the coding sequence ATGAATCAGGTCAAACAACTCTTCACCCGCTACAAGATGCTCGCGCTGGTGTTTGCCGTGGCGTTTATCTGGCTGTTCTTCAGCTGGCAGACCGAGGGCGGATTCCTGACACCGCGCAACCTCTCCAATCTGCTGCGCCAGATGTCCATTACCGGGATTCTCGCCTGCGGCATGGTGCTGGTCATCATCAGCGGCGAGATCGATTTGTCGGTCGGCTCATTGCTGGGCCTGCTCGGTGGCGTCGCGGCCATTCTCGACGTTATCTACCACATACCGCTGCTGGCGAACCTGAGCCTTGTCGTCCTGTGCGGACTGCTGATCGGCCTCGCCAACGGCTACATGGCCGCCTACCTGCGCATTCCGTCTTTCATCGTGGGGCTGGGGGGCATGCTGGCTTTCCGCGGCATTTTGCTGGGGATTACCGGCGGCACGACCATTGCCCCGGTGTCGCCGGAGCTCGTCTACATTGGCCAGGGTTATTTGCCACACACGATCGGCACAGGCCTGGGCGTTCTGCTGTTCGCACTGACGTTGTTCCTGACCTGGAAACAACGGCGCAATCGCGCCCTTCACGGCCTGGCGGCACATTCACTGGTGCGTGACGTAGCACGCGTGCTGTTGATCGGCGCGGTGCTGGCCGGCTTCGTCCAGACCCTCAACAGCTATGACGGCATTCCCGTGCCGGTCCTGCTTCTGCTGATCCTGCTGGGCGGGTTCAGCTACGTGACCAGTCAGACCGTCTTCGGCCGACGCGTCTATTCCGTGGGCAGCAACATGGAAGCGACGCGCCTGTCCGGTATCAATGTACAGGCCGTGAAGCTCTGGATTTTCGGGATCATGGGCGTGATGTGCGCCCTCGCCGGGGTGGTCAACACCGCGCGCCTGGCTGCCGGTTCGCCCTCGGCCGGCAGCATGGGCGAACTCGACGCCATCGCCGCCTGCTTCATCGGCGGCACATCCATGCGCGGCGGCTCCGGCACTGTCTACGGCGCCCTCCTCGGCGCGCTGGTCATCACCAGCCTGGACAACGGCATGTCCATGCTCGACGTCGACAGTTATTGGCAGATGATCGTCAAGGGCAGCATTCTGGTGTTGGCCGTGTGGGTAGATGTGAGCACCCGGACCGGACGACGCTGA
- a CDS encoding DMT family transporter: protein MQSTFSKGIIFALSAAALNATIGVLSKVLMSNGFTASSVAVIKTVLGCMLLSILLLFLKRPASTTKWTQAAICAFLGIFVLFHFETSAYRHYAAAGVVVVLMASASISSIILGRIFLKDAITANATVGAALAIAGIAVIFGADLQQGFTLQGAALASMAGCGYGAFSVAMKRMGVSGGLHFTRQLLFFGSLYLLMPAAADGFAIGELSPLAIAALLALAALPTILGFFCTTKAIEYLKPSQVQALELTEPLFAALLAFVVLNEVPRESLYAGAVLIIVGLCFSNELIRLGSKASVPSTE from the coding sequence ATGCAATCTACTTTCAGCAAAGGCATCATATTTGCCCTCTCCGCCGCGGCACTGAACGCAACGATCGGTGTACTCAGCAAAGTACTCATGAGTAATGGCTTCACCGCCAGCAGTGTCGCTGTCATCAAGACCGTACTGGGTTGCATGCTTCTCTCGATCTTGCTGCTTTTCCTCAAGCGTCCGGCGTCGACGACCAAATGGACTCAGGCGGCTATCTGCGCATTCCTTGGCATCTTTGTGCTGTTCCACTTCGAAACGTCCGCCTATCGGCACTACGCTGCGGCAGGTGTGGTGGTTGTGCTGATGGCCAGTGCTTCAATTTCCTCGATCATTCTGGGGCGCATTTTCCTCAAGGATGCCATCACCGCGAACGCGACCGTGGGTGCCGCACTGGCTATCGCTGGGATCGCGGTGATCTTCGGCGCCGACCTGCAGCAGGGCTTTACCCTGCAAGGTGCTGCGCTAGCCTCCATGGCCGGCTGCGGCTACGGGGCCTTTTCGGTTGCCATGAAGCGGATGGGTGTGTCGGGGGGGCTGCACTTCACCCGGCAATTGTTGTTCTTTGGCAGCCTGTACCTGTTGATGCCGGCCGCGGCCGATGGTTTCGCGATCGGCGAGCTGTCGCCGCTGGCGATCGCCGCACTGCTGGCGCTGGCCGCGCTGCCGACAATCCTGGGCTTCTTCTGCACCACCAAGGCCATCGAGTATCTCAAGCCATCCCAAGTGCAGGCGCTGGAGCTGACCGAGCCGTTGTTCGCCGCGCTGCTGGCGTTTGTGGTGCTCAATGAAGTACCGCGCGAAAGCCTGTACGCAGGGGCAGTACTGATCATCGTCGGCCTGTGTTTTTCCAATGAGCTGATCCGCTTGGGCAGCAAAGCATCCGTCCCTTCGACCGAGTGA
- a CDS encoding SDR family oxidoreductase, with translation MSVECFVTGGTGFIGQHLVAYLSAKGHTIRVLMRRPERLAALREQVDNLGGGATRVFAVAGDLERDNLGLSLADREVLRRARVIFHLGAHFAWGLSVEHSRAVNVEGAKRVALLAAEQKSRLVMIGGYMLKNHEHLQRIGIDPRYPELTNWPAVYRHVGGYEGSKLEAHFATLEVMSAKGGEMTVVHPATVCGHSRTGYILEGQPLVELIRNLVQGKLTAVPGTAEHWLPLVTVDYLVELVAVCAFDPAMVGQELLALDDQTPNLRELLVQVAQPLGLKSPKHYIPLRLLKLLLSIPPVARFLNTKPEALDFIQTTRFDTAAVEQFANRHGIAKPDIRQSLQHTATFVNSYCIAKGQAL, from the coding sequence ATGAGCGTGGAGTGCTTTGTCACGGGGGGTACCGGCTTCATCGGTCAACATTTGGTGGCGTACCTGAGTGCAAAAGGTCACACCATTCGGGTGTTGATGCGTCGCCCGGAGCGACTAGCTGCACTGCGGGAGCAAGTCGACAATTTGGGAGGGGGCGCAACCCGGGTATTTGCCGTAGCAGGGGATCTGGAACGGGACAACCTCGGGCTGAGTCTTGCTGACCGAGAAGTGCTAAGGCGTGCCAGAGTCATATTCCACCTGGGCGCCCACTTCGCATGGGGGCTTTCAGTGGAGCATTCTCGTGCGGTGAATGTGGAAGGGGCAAAGCGCGTGGCGCTGTTGGCGGCTGAGCAAAAAAGCCGGTTAGTGATGATCGGCGGCTACATGCTGAAAAATCATGAACATCTGCAGCGCATCGGAATTGATCCTCGTTATCCGGAGCTGACGAATTGGCCTGCCGTCTACCGACATGTCGGTGGTTACGAGGGGAGCAAGCTGGAGGCGCATTTTGCGACCCTGGAGGTCATGTCCGCCAAGGGCGGGGAGATGACCGTTGTCCACCCCGCGACGGTTTGTGGCCACAGCCGCACGGGGTATATCCTTGAAGGTCAGCCGCTGGTGGAGCTGATACGCAACCTTGTGCAGGGAAAGCTGACTGCAGTGCCCGGTACCGCCGAGCACTGGCTGCCACTGGTCACCGTGGATTACCTGGTTGAGCTGGTGGCGGTTTGTGCTTTTGATCCTGCCATGGTGGGCCAGGAACTGCTGGCGCTGGATGACCAAACTCCCAACTTGCGAGAACTCCTGGTACAGGTGGCACAACCTTTGGGCTTAAAGTCTCCCAAGCATTACATTCCACTCCGTTTGCTGAAGTTGCTACTGAGTATTCCTCCCGTGGCGCGGTTTTTGAATACAAAACCCGAAGCCTTGGACTTTATCCAGACCACTCGTTTTGATACAGCAGCGGTCGAGCAATTTGCCAACAGACATGGAATAGCCAAACCGGATATACGTCAGTCTTTGCAGCACACTGCAACGTTCGTCAACTCATATTGCATAGCCAAGGGCCAGGCCCTCTGA
- a CDS encoding MerR family transcriptional regulator: MKIGELETRSGASRHTLRYYEQIGLISSLRQTNNYRVYTAQTLQDLDFIQRAQSMGFSLGEIGEILDAQRNKLIDCADGAKLIEKKMAEIKQKIASFQSIYRYLDEERANLEASAAKQLELQQRNNASN, translated from the coding sequence ATGAAAATCGGTGAACTCGAAACCCGCAGCGGCGCCAGCCGCCATACGCTGCGTTACTACGAGCAAATCGGCCTGATCTCATCGCTGCGGCAAACTAACAACTATCGCGTTTACACAGCGCAAACTCTGCAGGATCTGGACTTTATCCAGCGCGCGCAAAGCATGGGGTTTTCCCTGGGGGAAATAGGCGAGATTCTGGATGCGCAGCGGAACAAGCTGATCGATTGTGCTGACGGCGCTAAGCTAATTGAAAAAAAGATGGCAGAAATCAAACAGAAAATCGCCAGCTTCCAAAGCATTTATCGATATCTGGATGAAGAGCGTGCAAACCTCGAAGCCAGTGCTGCCAAGCAACTTGAGCTTCAGCAGCGGAACAACGCTTCCAACTGA